A single region of the Thunnus maccoyii chromosome 10, fThuMac1.1, whole genome shotgun sequence genome encodes:
- the tmem79b gene encoding transmembrane protein 79 — protein MDDGGGTKVTQEEEVVKSAMMEASTLQWPGDRQTGGQTGKGDRMSVRSDVSLRDAASWTESERELMAEGRARRGGAGEDKASGPAVEGAESRETHLEEEEPAENRLPEKAAQVFSPAVTVLHSPSSPRESEAFWELEKSPFLDPQGLQDYNQHGYQYDWTQDTPPPRCGRGCTGRDTLKIGVSLMSSALFFPVLVWGGYVFLPFDAPLLDGAPLRLVYTLRCSVFAATPIILGWLVLGVSRLKLGVVRPLFDEEVKEAELQDVSVHRRFVSDSASLFLIYFLQLVVMAMYLSQEQLKLVPLLTIIFAFGRLFYWVAAAFGSSVRGFGFGLSFLPSLAMMVTNMYFIFSVEASGSIFSLPPPPEEVLTPPAGRQRFWG, from the exons ATGGACGACGGCGGGGGGACAAAGGTGAcacaagaggaggaggtggtgaagTCCGCCATGATGGAAGCCAGCACGCTGCAGTGGccaggagacagacagacaggtggacagacaggtaaagGTGACAGGATGAGTGTGAGGTCAGACGTGTCTCTCCGAGATGCAGCGAGCTGGACGGAGAGCGAGAGGGAGCTGATGGCCGAGGGGAGGGCGAGGAGGGGCGGGGCAGGTGAAGACAAGGCGTCGGGGCCGGCGGTGGAGGGGGCGGAGTCGAGGGAGACacacctggaggaggaggagcctgCGGAGAACCGCCTGCCGGAGAAAGCAGCTCAGGTGTTCAGTCCTGCAGTGACCGTCCTGCACTCGCCCTCCTCACCCAGAGAGAGCGAGGCATTCTGGGAGTTAGAGAAGAGCCCCTTCCTGGATCCCCAAGGACTACAGGACTACAACCAGCATGGCTACCAGTATGACTGGACCCAGGACACACCCCCTCCCAGAT gtgggCGGGGCTGTACTGGCAGAGACACTCTGAAGATAGGCGTGTCCCTGATGAGTTCGGCGCTCTTCTTCCCCGTCCTGGTGTGGGGGGGTTATGTCTTCTTGCCGTTTGACGCCCCCCTGCTTGATGGCGCCCCCCTCAGACTCGTCTACACACTGCGCTGCTCCGTGTTCGCCGCCACACCCATCATCCTGG GTTGGCTGGTTCTGGGTGTCAGTCGGCTCAAGTTGGGTGTTGTTCGGCCTCTGTTTgatgaggaggtgaaggaggcGGAGCTTCAGGATGTCAGCGTGCACCGGCGCTTTGTCTCTGACTCCGCCTCCCTGTTCCTGATCTACTTCCTGCAGCTGGTCGTCATGGCAATGTACCTGAGCCAGGAGCAGCTGAAGCTCGTCCCTCTGCTCACCATCATCTTCGCCTTCGGACG gCTGTTTTACTGGGTGGCCGCAGCCTTCGGCAGCAGTGTTCGAGGTTTCGGTTTCGGCCTCTCCTTCCTGCCAAGTCTCGCCATGATGGTCACCAACATGTACTTCATCTTCTCAGTCGAGGCGTCGGGGTCCATCTTCAGcttgcctcctcctcctgaggAGGTGCTGACTCCACCCGCCGGTAGACAGAGGTTCTGGGGATGA